A portion of the Gossypium arboreum isolate Shixiya-1 chromosome 8, ASM2569848v2, whole genome shotgun sequence genome contains these proteins:
- the LOC108467107 gene encoding uncharacterized protein LOC108467107 isoform X4 → MEAAAAVAAARGGALPMSSSSRKEWRAVSDHHLVRSHGDEVEMDRSKLGQSDERTIYEHGREPADVDFCSITADESLDDDVLQQRIHNITRQREELLQMEVELRAQAIARSRVLEIQSSCDAKITAHVNAVAKLEEQLDEREQTIHEFERKMEEKDRELHAIKVDKEEVWAKEDLLREQNKELATFRRERDHSEAERAQHIKQIHDLQEHVQEKERQLIDLQEQYRAAQEAILYKDEQLRDAQTWISRVQEMDALQSSTNHSLQAELRERTEQYNQLWHGCQRQFAEMERLHLHTIHQLQLELADVRERNGSYTDESHTSRTKSKDVSQFGQTNGKQVDSNGSGATNANTGIISNGASDNVQTFVSPGNAPNPNQNDHVPSVPIAPLGLPTYLPPGQVSALHSFIMHQQGAPHSVTSHVGHYSMPDTASIQQWQNQLTSPEGLQLSAENHIPPSQTDQKLGSSDVKYEYDLSVNGQAIRSDYLDHMNQGAEPNSVISSSSGKAQVDESINASYLVDSQPEPAMPQASSQFHGALRLSSEPKEQNILNMNNHVQEDQIQTAKETSTAAAAAASPSHDTSLHSVNFCETTIKNGTGAILPEKPVSTGQTNNLISAKTSETALLDERSLLACIVRTIPTGGKIRISSTLPNRLGKMLAPLHWHDYKKKYGKLDDFVAGHPALFLIEGDYIRLREGAQEMIAATAAVAKVAAAAAASSPYSSILPSVAVTPMAQPNRLKKGLPTADSNHAKNENAAFKGYAVISKTAAGDHSQLSGMQNQHPNGVSFGVAGNLSNVKILSKSNGANSERSSLKNVERQASGQGRSNSNFAGKQQGRATGAALSSRR, encoded by the exons GAAATGGACAGATCAAAGTTGGGACAGTCAGATGAGAGAACCATATATGAG CACGGAAGAGAGCCTGCTGATGTTGACTTCTGCTCAATCACGGCTGATGAAAGTTTAGATGATGATGTATTACAACAGAGGATCCACAATATTACTAGACAAAGAGAGGAGCTATTGCAGATGGAGGTTGAACTCCGAGCACAGGCAATTGCAAGATCAAGGGTCCTGGAAATTCAGAGCAGCTGTGATGCAAAAATAACAGCCCATGTCAATGCTGTTGCCAAGCTTGAG GAGCAACTCGATGAAAGAGAACAGACCATACATGAATTCGAAAGGAAAATGGAAGAGAAAGACAGAGAGTTGCATGCCATCAAAGTTGATAAAGAAGAG GTCTGGGCAAAGGAAGATCTTCTCAGAGAGCAAAACAAGGAACTGGCTACTTTCAG AAGAGAACGTGATCATTCAGAAGCTGAGAGAGCTCAACACATAAAACAGATACATGATCTTCAAGAGCATGTTCAAGAGAAAGAGAGGCAGCTTATTGACTTGCAGGAACAG TATAGGGCTGCTCAGGAAGCCATTCTTTATAAGGATGAACAGTTGAGAGATGCCCAAACTTGGATTTCTCGTGTCCAGGAGATGGATGCTTTGCAGTCAAGTACAAACCACTCCTTACAGGCTGAGTTGAGAGAACGTACAGAGCAATATAACCAGCTCTGGCATGGATGTCAGAGACAG TTTGCAGAGATGGAGAGACTTCATTTGCATACAATACATCAACTTCAACTTGAGCTGGCTGATGTGAGAGAGAGGAATGGTTCTTATACTGATGAATCACATACGTCCCGAACAAAATCAAAAGATGTATCTCAATTTGGTCAAACTAATGGGAAACAGGTGGATTCTAATGGAAGTGGTGCAACAAATGCTAATACTGGGATTATTTCAAATGGGGCTTCAGACAATGTCCAAACTTTTGTTTCACCTGGAAATGCACCAAATCCG AATCAGAATGACCATGTTCCAagtgttccaattgctccacttGGGTTGCCTACATACCTCCCACCTGGGCAGGTGTCTGCTCTGCATTCATTTATCATGCATCAACAGGGAGCTCCCCATTCTGTGACATCTCATGTTGGACACTACTCAATGCCAGATACAGCATCCATCCAACAGTGGCAGAACCAGCTG ACTTCCCCAGAGGGTTTACAGCTGTCTGCAGAGAATCATATTCCACCATCCCAAACTGATCAAAAGCTTGGGAGCTCAGATGTAAAGTATGAATATGACTTGTCTGTCAATGGACAAGCCATTCGTTCAGACTATCTGGATCATATGAACCAAGGGGCAGAGCCCAATTCTGTGATATCATCATCTTCTGGGAAAGCTCAG GTTGATGAGTCAATTAATGCAAGTTACCTTGTGGACTCCCAACCTGAGCCAGCCATGCCGCAGGCCTCTTCACAATTTCATGGTGCTTTAAGATTGAGCTCTGAACCCAAG GAACAAAATATTCTGAATATGAATAATCATGTGCAAGAGGATCAAATCCAAACAGCGAAGGAAACAAGTACTGCAGCTGCTGCTGCTGCCAGTCCATCTCATGATACTTCACTGCATTCTGTTAATTTCTGTGAAACGACAATAAAAAATGGAACTGGTGCTATTTTGCCTGAAAAGCCGGTCTCAACTGGCCAGACTAATAACCTGATATCAGCTAAGACTTCAGAGACAGCTCTGCTTGATGAGAGGTCTTTGTTGGCTTGCATTGTTCGCACGATTCCAACTGGTGGCAAAATTCGGATCAGTTCCACG CTACCAAATAGGTTGGGGAAAATGCTTGCACCTTTACACTGGCATGATTACAAGAAGAAGTATGGAAAGCTGGATGACTTTGTAGCCGGTCACCCTGCG TTGTTTCTGATTGAGGGCGATTATATTCGGCTTCGAGAGGGAGCACAAGAAATGATAGCAGCCACTGCTGCTGTTGCTAAAGTTGCTGCAGCAGCTGCAGCCTCATCTCCTTACTCCTCGATTCTGCCTTCTGTTGCTGTTACTCCAATGGCACAACCTAACCGACTAAAGAAGGGTCTCCCAACAGCTGACTCCAACCATGCGAAGAATGAGAATGCTGCTTTCAAGGGGTATGCAGTTATCTCCAAAACTGCAGCTGGTGATCATTCACAGCTGTCAGGAATGCAGAATCAACATCCCAATGGTGTTTCTTTTGGAGTGGCTGGAAATCTCTCAAATGTAAAAATATTGAGCAAATCTAATGGAGCAAATTCTGAGAGATCAAGTCTGAAAAATGTTGAAAGGCAGGCCTCTGGTCAGGGAAGGTCTAATTCTAATTTTGCTGGAAAACAGCAGGGCAG GGCAACTGGGGCAGCTTTATCTTCTAGAAGATA